Proteins encoded together in one Luteimonas fraxinea window:
- a CDS encoding I78 family peptidase inhibitor, with protein MIRRFRVAPPVLLAAALVPLLALSACTPAPEEGFEEEQPAATAADADTGAGSAIETETAQAEIGDTPEAAAPPTEVPGETPCDTEALQSLIGTQGSETVYAKAVQDSGAKSHRALGPTDMATMDFRPDRLNIDLDASGKITGFRCG; from the coding sequence ATGATCCGTCGTTTCCGCGTTGCGCCGCCGGTTCTGCTGGCCGCCGCCCTCGTCCCGCTGCTGGCTCTGTCGGCCTGCACGCCCGCGCCTGAAGAAGGCTTCGAAGAAGAACAGCCCGCCGCGACCGCGGCCGATGCCGACACCGGCGCCGGCAGCGCGATCGAAACCGAAACCGCGCAGGCCGAGATCGGCGATACGCCCGAAGCCGCGGCGCCGCCGACCGAAGTGCCGGGCGAAACGCCGTGCGATACCGAAGCGCTGCAGAGCCTGATCGGCACCCAAGGCAGCGAAACGGTCTACGCCAAGGCCGTGCAGGATTCCGGCGCCAAGTCGCACCGCGCGCTGGGCCCGACCGACATGGCGACGATGGATTTCCGCCCCGACCGGCTGAACATCGATCTCGACGCGAGCGGCAAGATCACCGGCTTCCGCTGCGGCTGA
- a CDS encoding M28 family metallopeptidase: MSRPRCLTALVCALLLAACTPSTPATPDADASSAAPAAADIPGGGIQSDNLARHLSVLASDKFEGRAPTTEGERLTVDYISTQFAEAGLEPGGDDGGWTQAVTLERSVIDGPVTAQLHVGGATRALANGDDIAVETLRPGTGVDLSATPLVFAGYGITAPELDWDDYAGLDVAGKVVVVLINDPDFEAAEPGRFGGRALTWYGRWTYKYEEAAKRGAAGVLIVHETEPASYPWATVRNGRAGPQYDIVRADAEAHHLPMRGWIQRGVAEQLFKDAGLDFDAEKRRAQQHGFKGGALGDATLDLAFAVKRDRVISHNVVGVLPGASRPDETVILSGHWDSFGVGEPDDSGDAIINGAVDNATAIASMIELARVFAAGPRPARTLQFIALTAEENGLLGATYYAANPLRPLETTAAVLNMEMWSPDGETHDISSWGKGRVSLERDLATAAAVDGRGWSPDPNLEAGLFYRADHFAFAQAGVPAITIGPGMDQLDGGVAGGKAARADYFAHRYHQPGDAFDDSWDMAGPTADTRTVYRLAEALANGETWPAWDTDSEFSARRVTSDAARAEPAR, translated from the coding sequence ATGTCCCGACCGCGTTGTCTGACCGCCCTCGTCTGCGCGCTGCTGCTCGCCGCCTGCACACCGTCGACGCCCGCCACGCCCGATGCGGACGCGTCCAGCGCCGCGCCTGCGGCCGCCGACATTCCCGGCGGCGGCATCCAGTCCGACAACCTCGCCCGGCATCTGTCGGTGCTGGCGTCCGACAAGTTCGAAGGCCGCGCGCCGACCACCGAAGGCGAGCGCCTGACGGTCGACTACATCAGCACGCAGTTCGCGGAAGCGGGCTTGGAACCCGGCGGCGATGATGGCGGCTGGACCCAAGCCGTCACGCTGGAACGCAGCGTCATCGACGGTCCGGTGACGGCGCAGCTGCACGTCGGCGGCGCCACGCGCGCGCTGGCCAATGGCGACGACATCGCGGTCGAAACCCTCCGCCCGGGCACCGGCGTCGACCTGTCGGCCACGCCGCTGGTGTTCGCCGGCTATGGCATCACCGCGCCGGAGCTCGACTGGGACGATTACGCCGGGCTCGATGTCGCCGGCAAGGTCGTCGTGGTGCTGATCAACGATCCGGATTTCGAGGCCGCCGAGCCCGGCCGCTTCGGCGGACGCGCGCTGACCTGGTACGGCCGCTGGACCTACAAGTACGAGGAAGCCGCGAAGCGCGGCGCGGCCGGCGTGCTGATCGTGCACGAGACCGAGCCGGCCTCGTATCCATGGGCGACGGTGCGCAACGGCCGCGCAGGCCCGCAGTACGACATCGTTCGCGCCGACGCCGAAGCGCATCACCTGCCGATGCGCGGCTGGATCCAGCGCGGCGTGGCCGAGCAGCTGTTCAAAGACGCCGGGCTCGACTTCGACGCCGAGAAACGCCGCGCGCAGCAGCACGGTTTCAAGGGCGGCGCGTTGGGCGATGCCACGCTCGATCTCGCGTTCGCGGTCAAGCGCGACCGCGTGATCAGCCACAACGTCGTCGGCGTGCTGCCGGGCGCGTCGCGACCCGACGAGACCGTGATCCTGTCCGGCCACTGGGACAGCTTCGGCGTGGGCGAACCCGACGACAGCGGCGACGCGATCATCAACGGCGCGGTCGACAACGCCACCGCGATCGCCTCGATGATCGAACTCGCCCGCGTCTTCGCCGCCGGCCCGCGCCCGGCGCGCACGCTGCAGTTCATCGCGCTGACGGCGGAAGAGAACGGCCTGCTCGGCGCGACCTATTACGCCGCCAATCCGCTGCGTCCGCTGGAGACCACGGCGGCGGTGCTCAACATGGAAATGTGGAGCCCGGACGGGGAGACGCACGACATCTCGTCCTGGGGCAAAGGCCGCGTGTCGCTGGAACGCGATCTCGCCACGGCCGCCGCGGTCGATGGCCGTGGCTGGTCGCCGGATCCGAATCTCGAGGCCGGCCTGTTCTACCGCGCCGACCATTTCGCGTTCGCCCAGGCCGGCGTGCCGGCGATCACGATCGGTCCCGGCATGGACCAGCTCGACGGCGGCGTCGCTGGCGGCAAGGCCGCACGCGCCGATTATTTCGCCCACCGCTACCACCAGCCGGGCGACGCCTTCGACGACAGCTGGGACATGGCCGGCCCGACCGCCGACACGCGCACGGTCTACCGCCTGGCCGAAGCGCTGGCGAACGGCGAGACGTGGCCGGCCTGGGATACGGACAGCGAGTTCAGCGCGCGGCGCGTGACGAGTGATGCGGCGCGGGCAGAGCCGGCGCGTTGA